The Geomonas agri genome contains the following window.
GACGGCGCCGGCGGCACGCTCAGTCGCACCGTCGTGGAGTTGGGGGGAACCCTGCAGGAGATGCACAGAAGATTCGCCGCCGACTGCCACCCCGAACGACTGCTCAAGCCCGACCACCGCGTCCGGGAGCTCCTGCAGCTCCTCTCAACCCGCTGCCAGCTGCATCTCTACACCAACAACAACCGCGACCTCTCCAGCAGGATCATGAAGCAGATCGGGGTGATCGACCTGCTGGACCGAGTGTTCACCATCGAGGATTACTGGATCCCGAAGCCGGATCGCCGCATCATCGAGGACATACTGGCAAAGATCGGCTGCCGCCCGCAGGAGACGCTCTTTGTCGGCGACCGCTACCGTGTCGACCTGGCAGTTCCCGAATCGATGGGATGCCGTATCTTCGAGATGAAAACGACTGAAGAGCTGCTGACACTGGCAGATCTGGTACACTGATAGCGCCATGCTGAGACTGAGACTCCGCCTGATTCTCCACGCTTTTTCTTAGAGAGAAAGCGAGAGAAACGAGTGACGGCACTAAGCCAGTGCAGGAGTCTTGAGCGACAGCATGCCCAAATCGTTTTCGAGGAGCTAGTCATGGCACACCGGTTGGAAAAAGACACCATGGGGACGGTCGAGGTCCCCGAAGGCGCCTACTACGGCGCCCAGACGCAGCGCGCAGTCAACAACTTCCCCATCTCAGGGCTTAAGCCGCACCAGGCGCTGGTGCGCTCCACAATCCGCATCAAAAAATGCGCGGCCATCGCCAACATGACCACGCACCGTCTGCCCAAGGAATTGGGCGAGGCCATCGTCAAGGCCGCCGACGAAGTGCTCGCCGGGCAGTTCGCCGACCAGTTCGTAGTCGACCCGTTCCAGGCCGGTGCGGGCACCTCGCACAACATGAACGTGAACGAGGTGCTGGCCAACCGCGCCAACGAGATCCTGGGCGGCACCGT
Protein-coding sequences here:
- a CDS encoding HAD family hydrolase, translating into MIVKAIVFDLDGTLYQEDRLGEEVNQSAIHYVADLKGLSPLEAESLLEATRAGDGAGGTLSRTVVELGGTLQEMHRRFAADCHPERLLKPDHRVRELLQLLSTRCQLHLYTNNNRDLSSRIMKQIGVIDLLDRVFTIEDYWIPKPDRRIIEDILAKIGCRPQETLFVGDRYRVDLAVPESMGCRIFEMKTTEELLTLADLVH